From the genome of Mustela lutreola isolate mMusLut2 chromosome 16, mMusLut2.pri, whole genome shotgun sequence, one region includes:
- the ZNF233 gene encoding LOW QUALITY PROTEIN: zinc finger protein 233 (The sequence of the model RefSeq protein was modified relative to this genomic sequence to represent the inferred CDS: inserted 1 base in 1 codon; substituted 1 base at 1 genomic stop codon), translating into MEDAWKRSRRENGGRLSPICVFWARSQPLKTEAVTFKDVAVVFTREELGLLDPVERKLYQDVMLENFRNLLSVGCEPFRLDTTLPLGREEKVWMMEAETPGGCPGLKNRNEIETFQKVGLSYLLHEDVTCWQLWEQFTSKLARNQDSTINLQSKKSKLPKQSGSSCQMWAGESPPFSEDENCVIKLQRESSNNIRSXEFPIKTTGDFWKKICLRESHNYQSRCRQVDIKNKPCKCDCYVTTRTSHHHHDQEEHKIRKACGHSDCGKDFTRESHQHSMTHSGGKHDIHSKCGQDISDSSVFCICQSIHSGEKCGRNDECDGGFSQSSDLQNHRGVNTGKKPCKHPVCAKSFNQNSCLPTREPLHPGGAPYRCDMCGKGSSQSLHLSVCCVDDTGEKSSDCEICDKGFIQTSQLQAYQRAQPRDRTYKWEACDRLVNQNPGPLQRVHLGKKPYKCEVCGKDFSKASNLQAHHRIHTGEKPYQCDVCDKNFSRNSHLRAHQRVHTGEKPYKCDTCGKYFTQISHLQVHQRVHTGEKPYTCETCGKGFXQSSHLQDHQRVDTGEKPYKCDVCGKGFSWSSHLQAHQRVHTGEKHYKCEECGQGFIWNSYLHVHQRIHTGEKPCKCYMCGKSFNQTSHLQAQRRVHMGDKPYKCFDCGKGFSKSSRLQVHQRVHSGDKSNTGDECDKNVLQNVNFSFSSENPHSRDYL; encoded by the exons GAGGCGGTGACATTCAAGGACGTGGCGGTGGTCTTCACCAGAGAGGAGCTTGGCCTGCTGGATCCTGTCGAGAGGAAGCTGTACCAGGATGTGATGCTGGAAAACTTCAGGAACCTGCTCTCCGTGG GCTGTGAACCCTTCAGATTAGATACGACATTACcgttggggagagaagagaaagtttgGATGATGGAGGCAGAAACCCCCGGGGGGTG TCCAGGGCTCAAGAATCGAAATGAGATAGAGACTTTTCAAAAAGTAGGACTAAGCTACCTTTTACATGAAGATGTTACATGCTGGCAGCTGTGGGAACAATTTACAAGTAAATTAGCCAGAAATCAAGACTCAACAATAAATCTGCAAAGCAAGAAGTCCAAGTTGCCAAAACAAAGTGGTTCCTCATGTCAGATGTGGGCAGGAGAATCTCCTCCATTTTCTGAAGATGAAAACTGTGTAATAAAGCTTCAAAGGGAGAGTTCCAATAATATCAGAAGTTGAGAGTTTCCAATTAAGACCACTGGTGATTTCTGGAAGAAAATCTGTCTGAGAGAGTCACACAATTACCAGAGTAGGTGTCGGCAGGTCgacataaaaaataaaccatgtaAGTGTGACTGTTATGTTACGACAAGGACCTCCCATCATCATCATGATCAGgaagaacacaaaatcaggaagGCTTGTGGCCACAGTGATTGTGGAAAAGACTTCACGAGGGAATCACATCAACATAGCATGACCCACTCAGGAGGGAAGCATGATATACATAGTAAGTGTGGGCAGGACATCAGTGACAGCTCAGTGTTTTGCATTTGCCAGAGCATTCACTCAGGGGAGAAATGTGGTAGGAATGATGAGTGCGACGGGGGCTTCAGTCAGAGCTCAGACCTGCAAAATCATCGGGGAGTCAACACAGGAAAAAAGCCCTGCAAACATCCAGTATGTGCTAAGAGCTTCAATCAGAACTCTTGTCTTCCTACCCGTGAGCCCCTCCACCCAGGAGGGGCTCCGTATAGGTGTGACATGTGTGGGAAGGGCTCTAGTCAGAGTCTACATCTCAGCGTTTGCTGTGTAGATGACACTGGAGAGAAATCCTCTGACTGTGAGATATGTGATAAAGGCTTCATTCAGACATCACAACTTCAGGCCTATCAGAGAGCCCAGCCTAGGGACAGAACCTACAAATGGGAGGCATGTGACAGGCTAGTTAATCAGAATCCTGGTCCTCTCCAGAGAGTTCACTTGGGAAAGAAACCATATAAATGTGAGGTATGTGGGAAGGACTTCAGTAAGGCCTCAAATCTTCAAGCCCATCACAGAAtccacactggagagaagccATATCAATGTGATGTGTGTGATAAGAACTTCAGCCGGAATTCCCACCTTCGGGCCCATCAGCGAGTccacacaggagaaaaaccatacaaGTGTGACACATGTGGTAAGTACTTCACTCAGATTTCCCATCTTCAGGTCCATCAGAGAGtccacacaggagagaagccATACACATGTGAGACATGTGGTAAGGGCT GTCAGAGTTCGCATCTTCAAGACCATCAGAGAGTcgacactggagagaaaccctacaaATGTGATGTGTGTGGGAAGGGTTTCAGTTGGAGCTCCCATCTTCAAGCCCATCAGAGAGTCCATACGGGGGAGAAACACTACAAATGTGAAGAATGCGGGCAAGGCTTCATCTGGAACTCGTATCTTCACGTTCATCAGAGGATCCACACGGGAGAGAAACCCTGTAAATGTTACATGTGTGGGAAGAGCTTCAATCAGACCTCACATCTTCAAGCCCAGCGGAGAGTCCATATGGGAGATAAACCCTACAAATGTTTTGACTGTGGTAAGGGCTTTAGTAAAAGTTCACGTCTTCAGGTTCATCAGAGAGTCCATAGTGGTGATAAATCCAATACAGGTGATGagtgtgataaaaatgttcttcaGAATGTAAACTTctcattttcatcagaaaatccACACAGCAGAGATTATTTATGA